The proteins below are encoded in one region of Sideroxydans lithotrophicus ES-1:
- a CDS encoding restriction endonuclease subunit S, with protein sequence MTQALQRHNHVGRLKDFCQVGDGAHASIARQEHGVMYLSAKNFKSSGLDLSNVDYISEGDYEKHFGKTKKAVTTPVKGDVLFGIIGSLGTPYTVKHRDRFGLSSSVAILRPSSGLCPDYLYHFMTSSAFQSAVHAIKSGVAQGFLSLEMVKNLPLVTHEINVQRKIAAILSAYDELIDNNQHRIALLERMAEEIYREWFVRMRFHGYEKTTFNKGLPSDWEICEIGRKFATCLGGTPSRAELSYWGGEIPWINSGEVNKLRIVEASEYLTEDGLRYSATKIMPRRTTVIAITGATLGQVSLTEIAVCANQSVVGVYDSVGVYSEYIFQYVKTNIENLIAKQSGGGQQHINKDIVEKEKILLPPPDLIGQYNQIVRPIFDQIRTLMFSTQGYTQVRDRLLPRLISGKLSVENLDIQFPPSMREEAHA encoded by the coding sequence ATGACACAAGCACTTCAGCGACACAACCACGTCGGTCGGCTAAAAGATTTTTGCCAAGTAGGGGATGGGGCACATGCGAGTATTGCACGACAAGAGCACGGCGTAATGTACTTGTCTGCAAAAAACTTTAAGTCGTCTGGGCTGGACCTAAGTAACGTTGACTATATCAGCGAGGGGGATTACGAAAAGCACTTTGGGAAAACAAAAAAAGCTGTGACGACTCCCGTAAAAGGGGATGTGCTGTTTGGGATTATTGGTTCACTAGGCACCCCATACACCGTTAAGCATAGAGACAGATTCGGCTTGTCTAGTAGTGTGGCTATATTGCGGCCAAGTTCAGGGTTGTGCCCAGATTATTTGTATCATTTTATGACCTCGTCGGCTTTTCAGTCAGCAGTTCATGCAATTAAGAGTGGTGTGGCGCAAGGTTTTCTCAGTCTTGAAATGGTAAAGAACTTGCCCTTGGTTACACATGAAATAAACGTTCAAAGGAAAATCGCAGCAATTCTCTCGGCGTATGACGAACTCATCGATAACAACCAGCATCGCATCGCGCTACTAGAAAGAATGGCCGAGGAGATATACCGTGAATGGTTCGTGCGTATGCGCTTTCATGGCTACGAGAAAACGACATTCAATAAGGGGCTGCCATCGGATTGGGAAATTTGTGAAATTGGCCGAAAGTTCGCGACTTGCCTTGGCGGCACGCCATCACGAGCTGAGCTTTCATATTGGGGAGGCGAGATTCCATGGATCAACTCAGGCGAGGTGAATAAACTACGCATCGTTGAGGCATCTGAATACTTGACCGAAGATGGACTTCGCTACTCTGCAACAAAGATAATGCCAAGAAGGACAACCGTTATTGCTATTACTGGCGCAACTCTAGGGCAAGTTAGCTTAACCGAGATTGCGGTATGCGCTAATCAGTCCGTCGTTGGTGTGTATGACAGTGTCGGCGTTTACAGTGAATATATTTTTCAGTATGTCAAAACGAATATAGAGAACTTGATTGCGAAACAGAGCGGCGGCGGCCAGCAGCACATCAATAAAGATATTGTCGAAAAAGAGAAGATATTGCTTCCACCTCCTGATCTCATAGGACAGTACAACCAAATTGTGCGTCCAATCTTTGATCAAATTAGGACATTAATGTTTTCGACGCAGGGCTATACACAAGTGCGAGATAGACTGCTACCTAGACTCATCTCCGGCAAACTCTCCGTCGAAAATCTCGATATCCAGTTCCCACCCAGCATGAGGGAAGAAGCCCATGCCTAA
- a CDS encoding type I restriction endonuclease subunit R, translating into MPNFISEDQIEQALVQKLQHQHGFDALDCFTENAEDLNDGSGRANKRDVILVERVREAAIRLNPDIPATAIEDALDKLLDRRQAMTLIAANREIYGLLRDGIPVEFDNAQGVRQQEQVRLLDFNPATQDNNRYLAVTQLWIKGERGFRRPDVLLYVNGIPLVFIELKNSNVKLRNAYDDNLTTYKAEIPQLFLTNAFCVLSNAIETKVGSITAEWEHFFNWLRADDEKQKIDRAAIREQGISLEGVIEGLLPKRRLLDYVENFILYYKDSSKIIAQNHQFIGVNRAYEAFLKREELAGKLGVFWHTQGSGKSFSMIFYARKIFRKQTGNFTFVVVTDRDDLDGQIYRNFLNTRTVSEAEAAQPKNSEEMRKFLGQNKRLVFTLIQKFRWDKGREYPELSGRNDIIVIVDEAHRTQYKTFAENMRKGLPKAQYIAFTGTPLLKRVGGVQKTNAWFGGYVSEYNFQQSMDDGATVPLFYEKRVPEVLIQNDDLSEEFYEILEDENLDEAQQAKLERRFSKEVEVIKRDGRLETIAQDIVYHFPRRGYLGKGLVVSVDKYTAVKMYDKVQRLWKEEIKNLLGRISKSANDIEKVRLKQIVEYMRSVEMAVVISEDADEEKKFAEQELNIKPHRERMNKLDKHSHDIEYNFKDPEDSLQLVFVCAMWLTGFDAPTLSTLYLDKPMQGHTLMQTIARANRVTSWKINGVEKRNGEIVDYYNVFRNMKQALKDYAQGGVEVDSPVQEKAMLFRLLDDAIEQGLAFCHEKGVPLREVLGSADVFEKLGRFNVFADSLLANDEWRKGFNVYENTITSLYEACKPEVLGHGKGREVAAFQYLRGVIDSLIEQKDIDAISLKIANLLDESVVVNDAEAFKARQYNAEYQIIQKGRTWDLSKINFDKLREEFKQAVHKNIEIADLRAFLQHKLELMLQQNATRTDFAQRLQEIIDKYNSGGSSTENSYEELMKYAEDLRAEEERHIREGLTDDELELFDLLKKDKMTQEETQKVKLAAKSLLHRLLEEQPKVLVQDWYKDSQTQKQVRSTVEKVLDSELPDSYDRVLFREKCDNVFHLMLDYASHHRKWAA; encoded by the coding sequence ATGCCTAACTTCATTTCCGAAGATCAGATCGAGCAGGCGCTGGTGCAAAAGCTCCAGCATCAGCACGGCTTCGATGCGCTCGACTGCTTTACGGAAAATGCGGAAGACTTGAACGATGGCTCGGGCCGAGCCAACAAGCGCGATGTGATTCTAGTGGAAAGGGTGCGCGAGGCTGCGATTCGTCTGAACCCGGACATTCCCGCTACCGCGATTGAGGATGCGCTAGATAAGCTGCTCGACCGTCGGCAGGCGATGACGTTGATCGCCGCGAACCGGGAAATCTATGGTCTGTTGCGCGATGGCATTCCGGTGGAATTCGACAACGCGCAGGGGGTGCGGCAGCAGGAGCAAGTGCGTCTGCTGGATTTCAATCCGGCGACTCAAGACAACAACCGCTACCTAGCCGTCACCCAGCTCTGGATCAAGGGCGAGCGCGGTTTCCGCCGCCCGGATGTGTTGCTCTACGTCAACGGCATTCCGCTGGTGTTCATCGAGCTGAAAAACTCGAACGTGAAGTTGCGCAACGCCTACGACGATAACCTGACGACTTACAAGGCGGAGATTCCGCAGCTTTTCCTGACCAACGCTTTTTGCGTGCTGTCCAATGCCATCGAGACCAAGGTGGGCAGCATCACGGCGGAGTGGGAGCATTTCTTCAACTGGCTGCGCGCGGATGACGAGAAGCAGAAGATCGACCGCGCCGCGATCCGCGAGCAGGGCATAAGCCTGGAAGGTGTGATCGAAGGTTTGCTGCCCAAGCGCAGGCTGCTGGACTACGTGGAGAATTTCATTCTCTACTACAAGGATAGTTCGAAGATCATCGCGCAGAACCACCAGTTCATCGGCGTGAACCGGGCTTATGAAGCCTTCCTTAAACGAGAGGAGCTGGCGGGCAAGCTGGGTGTGTTCTGGCACACGCAGGGCTCGGGCAAGAGCTTCTCGATGATTTTTTATGCGCGCAAGATTTTCCGAAAACAGACCGGCAATTTCACCTTTGTGGTGGTGACCGACCGCGATGATCTGGATGGGCAGATTTATCGCAACTTCCTGAACACGCGCACGGTCAGCGAGGCCGAAGCCGCGCAGCCCAAGAACAGCGAGGAGATGCGCAAGTTTCTTGGGCAGAACAAGCGGCTGGTGTTCACCCTGATCCAGAAATTCCGCTGGGACAAAGGCCGCGAGTATCCCGAGCTATCCGGGCGCAACGACATCATCGTGATCGTGGACGAGGCGCACCGCACGCAATACAAGACCTTTGCAGAGAACATGCGCAAGGGGTTGCCCAAGGCGCAATACATTGCTTTTACCGGCACGCCGCTGCTGAAGCGCGTGGGCGGTGTACAGAAGACCAATGCGTGGTTCGGCGGTTATGTTTCGGAATACAACTTCCAGCAGTCCATGGATGACGGCGCGACGGTGCCGCTGTTTTACGAAAAGCGCGTGCCGGAAGTACTGATTCAGAACGACGATCTGAGTGAGGAGTTTTACGAGATTCTGGAAGATGAGAATCTGGACGAGGCGCAACAAGCCAAGCTGGAAAGGCGGTTCTCAAAAGAGGTTGAGGTCATCAAACGTGATGGCCGCCTGGAGACCATTGCGCAGGATATTGTGTATCACTTTCCACGGCGCGGTTATTTGGGCAAAGGGCTGGTGGTGTCGGTGGATAAGTACACCGCCGTGAAAATGTACGACAAGGTGCAGCGGCTGTGGAAAGAAGAAATCAAGAACTTGCTCGGGCGCATCAGCAAATCGGCTAACGATATTGAGAAGGTCCGGTTGAAGCAGATTGTCGAGTACATGCGCTCGGTGGAAATGGCGGTGGTGATCAGCGAGGACGCAGACGAGGAGAAAAAGTTTGCCGAGCAGGAGCTGAATATCAAGCCGCATCGCGAGCGCATGAACAAGCTGGATAAACACAGCCATGATATCGAATACAACTTCAAAGACCCGGAGGATTCGCTGCAATTGGTGTTCGTTTGTGCGATGTGGCTGACGGGCTTTGATGCACCCACACTTTCAACGCTATACCTCGACAAGCCGATGCAGGGACATACCCTGATGCAAACCATTGCCCGCGCCAACCGCGTTACCTCCTGGAAGATCAACGGGGTGGAGAAGCGCAACGGCGAGATCGTGGATTACTATAACGTGTTCCGCAACATGAAGCAGGCGCTGAAGGATTACGCGCAAGGGGGCGTTGAGGTTGATTCACCGGTGCAGGAAAAGGCAATGCTGTTCCGCTTGCTGGATGATGCGATTGAGCAGGGCTTGGCGTTCTGCCATGAGAAGGGCGTTCCCTTGCGTGAAGTGCTGGGCAGTGCGGATGTGTTCGAGAAACTTGGCCGCTTTAATGTATTTGCCGATTCCTTGTTGGCGAACGACGAATGGCGCAAGGGTTTTAACGTGTATGAGAACACCATCACCTCGTTGTATGAGGCGTGCAAGCCGGAAGTTCTCGGGCACGGCAAGGGGCGCGAGGTGGCGGCGTTCCAATACCTGCGCGGGGTGATCGACAGCCTTATCGAACAAAAGGACATCGACGCGATCAGCCTGAAGATAGCCAATCTGCTGGATGAAAGCGTTGTGGTGAACGACGCAGAGGCATTCAAAGCGCGGCAATACAACGCGGAATACCAGATCATTCAGAAGGGCAGGACCTGGGATCTCAGCAAGATCAACTTCGACAAACTGCGAGAGGAGTTTAAGCAGGCAGTCCACAAGAACATTGAAATTGCCGACCTGCGCGCCTTCCTGCAACACAAGCTGGAACTGATGCTGCAACAAAATGCGACGCGCACCGACTTTGCGCAGCGCTTGCAGGAGATTATCGACAAATACAATTCGGGCGGATCATCTACGGAAAATTCATATGAAGAGCTGATGAAGTACGCCGAAGATTTGCGTGCCGAAGAAGAGCGGCACATCCGCGAGGGGCTGACGGACGACGAACTGGAACTTTTCGACCTGTTGAAGAAGGACAAGATGACGCAGGAGGAAACGCAAAAAGTGAAGCTTGCGGCCAAGTCACTGCTGCATCGCCTGCTGGAGGAGCAACCCAAGGTGCTGGTGCAGGATTGGTACAAGGATTCGCAGACCCAGAAGCAAGTGCGCTCTACAGTGGAGAAAGTGCTGGATAGCGAACTTCCGGATAGCTACGACCGTGTGCTGTTCAGGGAGAAGTGCGACAACGTGTTTCACTTGATGCTTGATTATGCGAGTCATCATAGGAAGTGGGCGGCTTGA